One Deinococcus cellulosilyticus NBRC 106333 = KACC 11606 DNA segment encodes these proteins:
- a CDS encoding Imm1 family immunity protein has translation MTPVGTVVWQGIAQALQVTSRADLMQAIEQARKAARHQGVPLSVELRIDNSGVMSILVGADRSYLVFKPENGHFCHVADDVHAGNTRPGKCLAFIEDGHLSEIDLRLTVPFELAQEALLSFAETGEIPRSLPWMSA, from the coding sequence ATGACTCCAGTTGGAACGGTGGTCTGGCAGGGTATTGCCCAGGCATTGCAGGTGACATCCCGCGCCGATCTCATGCAGGCCATAGAACAGGCCAGAAAGGCTGCCAGACATCAGGGTGTACCCCTTTCTGTCGAACTGCGGATTGACAACAGTGGTGTGATGAGCATCCTGGTGGGTGCAGACCGCAGCTATCTGGTCTTCAAACCCGAAAACGGTCATTTCTGCCATGTGGCAGATGATGTGCACGCTGGAAACACAAGGCCAGGGAAGTGCCTGGCTTTCATCGAAGATGGTCACCTCAGCGAAATCGACCTGAGGTTGACGGTCCCTTTTGAACTGGCCCAGGAAGCCCTGCTGAGTTTTGCAGAGACCGGGGAGATCCCCAGATCCCT